The DNA window TGATGCGTGGGGCGTGATCCGGCGGGTCAGTCTGGTTTCGCCCGCCTGGAGCGAATCGCTGCGGCGGTTCGCCAAAGGGGCGATCGACCGGGTGATCCGCGACAGCGGCAACTATACCGAAGCCTACGCCCAGGCGCTGGAAGACAGTATCAATCGGCCGGGCGAGCGCCATCTGCCGGTAAGGTTGTTCCACTGGTCGAGCGAGAACCACCATCTGGGACGGGCCGACGGCGCGGTCCGTTTGCTGCACGAACTGGCGAGCGCCCATCCCCAGGGCGGACGGCTGCTGTTCTGGTCGCACAGCCACGGCGGCAATCTTCTGGCCCTGGTGACCAACCTGCTGGCCGCCGAAGCAAACTCGCTGCGTCGCTTCTTCTGGGCCAGCCGTTCGCATTACCGCTGGCCCTTGCTGGGCCGCATTGACCTGCCGATCTGGCCGCAAGTGCGCGAGCTGCTGATCGACCCGGACTCGCCGCTGCACAAGCTGCAGCTGGATATCGCCACCTTCGGCACGCCGATCCGGTATGGCTGGGACAGTGACGGGTACGCCAGCCTGGCGCATCTGATCTTTCACCGGGAACTGCCGGAGACGCCCGCTTACCTGACGCGGTTTCCGCGTTCGCTGGAAGAAGTGCTGCAGGCGGCGAACGGCGACTACGTGCAACAGCTGGGCATCGGCGGCACGAACTGGGGGCCGAATCCGCTCGCCTTTCGAGCGAAGGTCGCCAATCGTCGGCTGGCGCAGCTGCTGCAGGGTCGCTTGTCCCGCCGCCAGGTGCTGGACAACATCCGGCTAGGCGTACGCTGCCCCGACGAAGGCGATACGCTGCTGATCGATTACGGCCCGCTGCAGGAGACATTTGCCGAACACCTCGCCGGCCATGCCGTTTACACACGGCTGAAATGGCTCCTCTTCCACGCCGAAACCATCGCCGAGCTGTTCTACGGCGGAACGAGGTATCGCGAGGCAACGCGATCTAACTCACTAGCACCGCCGCCGGAGTGAATGCTGTTGGGCATTCGTTAAGCCTGCAGGGCTCAGTCCGGCAGCTTGCGCTGGTCCAACCGTTCGCCGAGGGGCGGGCGGAGGGGAAGGTCGAGCCCGCGGCTTTCGGCCAGCTCAGCGAAGAGCTGCTGGCGGAGCTTTTCGGCGATCGGAGCCAGGGCAGGGACGTCGATCAGGTTGTGGCGTTCAATTGGATCGGTCTGCAGGTCGAACAGGGCGTCGCTATCCCACACGCCGTAATGGTACACGTACTTGTAACGCTCCGTGCGAATCGCCAGCAGTGTCGGCGTGGCGGGGAAGTTCCATTCCCAGTGGTACTCGTACAGCAGGTGATCACGCCAGGCAATCTTTTTCCCCTGGAGCAGCGGCCAGAACGAGGCTCCGTCAAAACGGGTCGCGGCCGGCGGTTCAACTCCGGCGGCCTGCAGGAGCGTGGGGGCGATGTCGATGTTCTGCACCATCGCCTCGAGCGTGGTTCCCGGCGCCAGGCGGCCCGGCGCCCAGGCCAGCAGCGGCACGCGGATGGAGGTTTCATAGGCGTCCCGTTTGTCGTAGAAGCCGTGCTCGCCCAGGTGGAAGCCGTTGTCGCCCATGTAAAAGACGATCGTCTTTTCCGCCAGTCCCTGCTCGCGCAGATGCGCCATCACCCGGCCGACATTCTCGTCCAGGCTATGGACCGTCTCGCAATAGCTGCGATAGAAATCGTCAAAGTCGGGAACCGGATCGTTATCAAACGGCGTGGTCTGCATATGGTCGACGCCATGGATCGAGTACCGCCGTGCCTTGACCCAGCGCGGCTGCGTGCGATAGTTGCGCTCGGTGTTGGCCATCGTTTCCGGGTAAGGGATCTTTTTGTCCGCATACCGGCCCCGATGCCGCGGGGCCGGCTGGAACGGGTAGTGGACCGCTTTGAACGACAGGTACAGCAGGAACGGCTGATCGCTTTGACGCTGCTTCAGCCATTCGATCGCCAGGTCAGTCAACACATCGGCGTTGTAGCCGGGAATCTCTCGCCGGTCGCCGTTGACGTTGATCGTGGGGTTGAAATAAACGCCTTGCCCTTTGAAACTGGCCCAGTAATCAAAGCCAGGGCGGCGTTCGTCGGAATCATGGCCCATGTGCCACTTCCCCACAAAGGCCGTTTCGTAGCCCGCCTGCTGCAGGTGCTGGGGAAAGAAGGAAACGCCCTCCCGGACCGGCCGCTGGTTATCCACCACCTGGTGATGGTGCATATACAGCCCCGTCAGGATCGAAGCCCTGCTGGGCGAACACAGCGACGTACTGACAAACGCATTGCGCAGGTGGACGCCTTCCTTCGCCAACTGATCCAGATGCGGCGTTTCCAGGAAGTCGGGCGCCTGGGGATGAAAGCCGAGAAAATCGTGACGATGATCGTCGCTCAGCAGGAACACAATATTCGGGCGTTCGGCCGCGGGCAGCATTCTCAGGCAAGGCGCCGCGAGCAGCAGAAACAGGAACATCAGCAAAGAACGGATCATCACGGGTCACGCCTCAAAAACAGGAGCCGGGCAGTGAGCCTATCGTAATTCGTCCGCCGTCCCATCCCAAGCGATGAAAGAAGATTCTTGTCGCAGGAATTCGCCAGACCGCGGCGTGCAGAATGCCGCGACGCGAAAGGGCGAAAGCGAGGCGCCGGCCGCTATCGAAAGCACGGCTTCCCGATCGATGGAGGGGCCGTACTCGATGCAGGCGGGCGGAGTCGCCTCGCCTGGAGGGCGCGCGTCGTGATCGACGCGAGCGTGAAAAGTGAGGATTGCGAGACGCCTGTTTAGAACAGTTCGTCGATCGCTTTCCCTTGGGGCAGGACCGGGTGGGGGCGACCGGACGAATCCACGTACTGCTGGGTCGCATCGACGCCCAGGTGACGATAGATCGTGGCGAGTACGTCGTGCGGCAGTTTCGGGTTATCTTTCGGCACGCCGCCCTGGCGATCCGAAGAACCGACCACGCGTCCGCCCTGGACGCCGCCGCCGGCAAAGGCTGCCGAGAACACATACGGCCAATGGTCGCGGCCCGCGTTGGCGTTGATGCGCGGCGTGCGGCCGATCTCGCCCCAGGCGACGACCAGCGTTTTCTCCAGCAGGCCGTGCTGTTCCAGGTCCTCGATCAGGGCCGTGTAAGCCTGATCGAACCGCGGCAAAAACCCGCGACGCTGCGAGTCGAAACCTTCTTTATGGAAGTCCCACCAGCGCAGATCGACCGTAACCAGGCGGACGCCCGCTTCGACCAGGCGGCGGGAAAGCAGCATTCGCTGGGCCCAGTTGGGAGAGCCGCAACGCTGCGGGTCGCCCGGGTCGAACGCCGGCATGAAGCCGTAACGCTCACGCACCGAACGTGGTTCCGCATCAAGATCAAACGCCTGACGGGCGGCGCCCGAGGTGACGATATCGAGGGCTTTGTCCTGGAACTTGTCGGCGGCCGCCATCTGCACATCGCTCAGCGAGGAGCGGTTCAGGCTGGAAAGCAGTTGCTGCCGCTGGCGGATGCGATCCGGGCTGAGGCCGGTCGCCATCTCAAAGTTGGGAACCTTGAAC is part of the Lignipirellula cremea genome and encodes:
- a CDS encoding DUF1501 domain-containing protein, which produces MSNKSRVCQEFRQTVDQDRRALLRLGMLGAGGLTLSQLLQFDERSAQAGRIPDRERSVIILWMRGGPSQHDQWDPKPDAPVEIRGEFAPISTSVPGIQISEMQPKCAAIMDKWSIVRSLHHRKEDGNVGHSNGDQICFTGYPAGPSSDVNVMPSVGSHVARQQQHMNPSMPAYVMVPRHVPGTGSAWFGPAYGAFETIADPAADGPFKVPNFEMATGLSPDRIRQRQQLLSSLNRSSLSDVQMAAADKFQDKALDIVTSGAARQAFDLDAEPRSVRERYGFMPAFDPGDPQRCGSPNWAQRMLLSRRLVEAGVRLVTVDLRWWDFHKEGFDSQRRGFLPRFDQAYTALIEDLEQHGLLEKTLVVAWGEIGRTPRINANAGRDHWPYVFSAAFAGGGVQGGRVVGSSDRQGGVPKDNPKLPHDVLATIYRHLGVDATQQYVDSSGRPHPVLPQGKAIDELF
- a CDS encoding sulfatase family protein translates to MIRSLLMFLFLLLAAPCLRMLPAAERPNIVFLLSDDHRHDFLGFHPQAPDFLETPHLDQLAKEGVHLRNAFVSTSLCSPSRASILTGLYMHHHQVVDNQRPVREGVSFFPQHLQQAGYETAFVGKWHMGHDSDERRPGFDYWASFKGQGVYFNPTINVNGDRREIPGYNADVLTDLAIEWLKQRQSDQPFLLYLSFKAVHYPFQPAPRHRGRYADKKIPYPETMANTERNYRTQPRWVKARRYSIHGVDHMQTTPFDNDPVPDFDDFYRSYCETVHSLDENVGRVMAHLREQGLAEKTIVFYMGDNGFHLGEHGFYDKRDAYETSIRVPLLAWAPGRLAPGTTLEAMVQNIDIAPTLLQAAGVEPPAATRFDGASFWPLLQGKKIAWRDHLLYEYHWEWNFPATPTLLAIRTERYKYVYHYGVWDSDALFDLQTDPIERHNLIDVPALAPIAEKLRQQLFAELAESRGLDLPLRPPLGERLDQRKLPD